The following proteins are encoded in a genomic region of Aquifex aeolicus VF5:
- a CDS encoding HAS-barrel domain-containing protein: protein MKVGIVLGTKPSNPLEFWVGVEKGKFLQLDDVVVVNSKIDGTNEEIKFYGIVQEVIKYLEGVELVYDAQLVNSGVVPANLAYMARVSVTRIEPEVFIPPTPGDYVFKAEGIDFEKALYYDNMKRKIPAGLTRNGEVVYLNYDFINGREGAHISISGMSGVATKTSYALFLLYSIFQKADDRTKIHGIIFNVKGKDLLWIDKKNKRFTKEHREAFEKLGLPPEPFKNVAFWAPPEQEWSEIPSSGERLEGVFPYKWSMKDFAQEGLLRFLFAEGDEGATSLHYVIDRVSEKLQQLAKESPGDVLLDENGQEINSLGDLLKLLHEVIEDRETKRDPDRYREWFGTAATATAYAFLRRFHHAASHCKHLVHGNKSRHIDWRSHQLNVIDISDLHGIAKMFVVGSILKKIFREKEETGNPYPKIFVVLDELNKYAPKDKWSPIKEILLDIAERGRSLGVILIGAQQTASEIEKRIVANAAVKVTGRLDSSEVLSKEYEFLTGNFRQRAIMLKKGTMILYQPDIPNPVMIKFPLAPWATKKEEVEEEVSAPKEFDQF, encoded by the coding sequence ATGAAAGTGGGAATAGTTTTAGGAACAAAGCCTTCAAACCCCCTTGAGTTCTGGGTAGGGGTAGAAAAGGGAAAATTCCTTCAACTTGACGACGTCGTAGTAGTTAATTCAAAAATAGACGGAACTAATGAGGAGATAAAGTTCTACGGGATCGTTCAGGAAGTTATAAAGTACCTGGAAGGTGTTGAACTTGTATATGACGCCCAGCTTGTAAATAGCGGGGTCGTTCCTGCAAACTTGGCTTACATGGCTAGGGTTTCCGTCACCCGTATAGAACCAGAAGTGTTCATACCTCCTACACCCGGTGATTACGTCTTTAAAGCCGAGGGAATAGACTTTGAAAAAGCCCTCTACTACGACAATATGAAAAGGAAGATTCCCGCAGGGCTTACGAGAAACGGAGAGGTTGTTTACCTCAATTACGACTTTATAAACGGAAGGGAAGGGGCTCACATATCAATTTCTGGTATGTCCGGAGTTGCTACAAAAACTTCTTACGCCCTATTCCTTCTATACTCTATATTCCAGAAGGCGGACGACAGGACAAAGATTCACGGGATAATATTCAACGTAAAAGGAAAAGATCTTTTGTGGATAGACAAGAAGAACAAGAGGTTTACTAAGGAACACAGAGAGGCTTTTGAAAAACTGGGTCTTCCGCCAGAACCTTTCAAGAACGTTGCATTCTGGGCACCTCCCGAACAGGAGTGGAGCGAGATCCCATCCTCGGGGGAGAGACTGGAAGGGGTATTTCCCTACAAGTGGTCCATGAAGGACTTTGCACAGGAAGGATTACTGAGGTTTCTCTTTGCGGAAGGAGACGAAGGGGCGACTTCACTCCACTACGTAATAGACAGGGTTTCAGAAAAACTCCAGCAACTTGCAAAGGAAAGCCCGGGAGACGTGCTACTTGACGAAAACGGTCAGGAGATAAACTCTCTCGGGGATCTTTTAAAGCTCCTGCACGAGGTTATAGAAGACAGGGAAACGAAGAGAGATCCCGACCGCTACAGGGAGTGGTTCGGAACGGCTGCAACCGCAACCGCATACGCCTTTTTGAGGAGGTTTCACCACGCCGCTTCCCACTGCAAGCACCTCGTTCACGGAAATAAATCCAGGCACATAGATTGGCGCTCCCACCAGCTCAACGTAATAGACATATCGGATCTCCACGGTATAGCCAAAATGTTCGTTGTTGGTTCAATACTCAAGAAGATATTCAGAGAAAAAGAAGAGACGGGAAATCCCTACCCTAAAATTTTCGTCGTTCTGGACGAATTAAATAAATACGCACCTAAGGACAAGTGGAGTCCCATAAAAGAAATCTTGCTCGACATCGCGGAAAGAGGAAGGAGTTTAGGAGTTATACTAATAGGAGCACAGCAAACTGCAAGTGAAATTGAGAAGAGGATAGTAGCTAACGCAGCGGTAAAGGTAACGGGAAGGCTTGACAGCAGTGAAGTCCTCAGCAAAGAGTACGAGTTCCTGACCGGAAACTTTAGACAGAGGGCTATAATGCTAAAGAAGGGGACGATGATACTCTACCAGCCAGACATTCCCAACCCCGTGATGATAAAGTTTCCTTTGGCTCCGTGGGCTACTAAGAAGGAAGAGGTGGAGGAGGAAGTCAGTGCTCCTAAGGAGTTCGACCAGTTTTAA